From the genome of Methylocystis echinoides:
AACTCATTGCCGAAGCCGCTCATGTACCCTGTCATGTCAACCTGCCGGCTTCAGAACGCCGCGCCTCAGCTGATCCTCTTCGATCGACTCGAAGAGAGCGCGGAAATTGCCCTCTCCGAAGCCTTCGTCGCCCTTGCGTTGGATGAATTCGAAGAAGATCGGACCGACCACGGTCTTTGAAAATATCTGTAGCAACAGCCGCGGCTTGCCGCCGTCGCTCGCGCCGTCGATAAGAACGCCGAGGTCTTTCAGCCTGTCGACAGGCTCACCATTGCCAGGGAGGCGTTTCTCGATGGCGTCATAATAACTGTCGGGCGGCGCGGGCATGAAGTCGAGGCCGCGTTCGCGCAGCCTTCGGACAGTCGCGTAAATATCGCCGCAGGCGCAGGCGATGTGCTGGACGCCCTCGCCGTTATAGGCCTCGAGAAATTCCTCTATCTGGCTCGTCTCGTCGGCGCTTTCATTGATCGGAATACGAATTTTCCCGCACGGGCTCGTCATTGCCCGGGAATAGAGACCGGTGAATCGGCCTTCGATGTCGAAATAGCGGATTTGGCGGAAGTTGAAGAGGCGCGCATACCAGTCCGCGAGCGCGTCCATGCGGCCGCGCCGAACATTATGGGTCAAATGGTCGATCGTGGTGAGCCCCACGCCCTCCGGCCGCGGATCTGGCGCGCCTGTCCAACGGAAGTCGATATCCCAGATGGAGCCCTTCTCGCCATAGCGATCGACGAGATAGATCAGCGCGCCGCCCACGCCCTCGATCGCGGGGATATGCAATTCCATGGGGCCCGCGCGCGACGGAACGAGCCTCGCACCGAACTCTTCCGCACGGCGGAAAGCCACGCCCGAGTCTTTCACGCGGAAACCCAGGGCGCAAACCGAGGGCCCGTGCTCACGCGCGAATTGCGCCGCGAAACTGTCGGGCTCGGCGTTGAGGACATAGTTGATGTCGCCCTGCCGATAGAGCGTCACATCCTTCGAGCGGTGACGCGCAACAGCGGCGAAGCCCATGGTCCCAAAGAGGTCGGCGAGCCGCGCCGGCTCGGGATGCGCGAACTCGACAAACTCAAAGCCGTCCGTTCCCATCGGGTTGTCGAGCGACCCATGGGCGGCAGGGTCGGAAACAAGCGCCGTCATCGCCGATCTACCTTGTCGTTAGGCGGAAGATATTGCGGCCGAGCCCTGCGGGTAGCCCTATCTCAATCTTCAGCGCGCAAAACTTTTGCATCAGGAGGACTTCATGCTGCTTTACGATTATTTTCGTTCGTCGGCGGCCTACCGCGTTCGAATTGCGCTGGCGCTCAAGGGCGTCCCCGTCGAACGTCGCTTCGTGCATCTCCTGCGCGACGGCGGCGAACAGAAGCAGCCGGCGTATCTCGCGAAGAACCCGCAGGGCCTCGTGCCCGCGCTCGAGCTCGACGATGGGACGGTCCTGACCCAGTCGCTCGCCATTATCGATTATCTGGAAGCGCTCCAGCCCGAGCCGCGGCTCATTCCGGCAGACCCGATCCGCGCCGCCCGCGCGCGGGCGGCTGCGCTCGCCATCGCTTGCGACGCGCATCCGCTCGGCAATCTCCGCGTTGTCTCTTATCTCCAGCAGCAGCTCGGTCAGAGCGAGCGCGCCGTTCTCGATTGGCGCCGCCATTGGGCAAGTTTGGGGCTCGAGGCCGTCGAAGCCCTGATACGACCCGCGCCCTTCTGCTTCTGTGTGACGCCGACGATCGCCGACGTCTGTCTTGCCCCGCACGTTTTCTACGCAGAGCGTTTCGGCGTCAGTCTTGATCCCTACCCGAACATCCGCGCGGTCGCCGCCGTTTGCGCCGAGCACCCGGCCTTTCAGGCGGCGCATCCTGCCGCGCAGCCGGACGCCGCCGAGGCGGCGGCGGGACCTTGAAACGCTCAAGCGCTGGCAAATATAGCCGCTTGTGCCGCTCTGCGGCGTTTTGGAGCGCGCGCGATGCGCCACTTTACGCCTGTGATGGACTTCGATCTCGGCGAAACAGCGACTCTTCTGCGTCAGCAGGTCGAGAGTTTCGCCGCCAGGGAGATCGCGCCGCGCGCCGCGCAGATGGACGCGGCCAGCGCCTTTCCGAGCGATCTCTGGGCCAAGATGGGCGCGCTCGGATTGCTCGGCGTCACGGTCGCGGAAGAGTATGGCGGCGCAGGGCTCGGTTATCTCGAGCATGTCATTGTGATGGAGGAACTGAGCCGCGCCTCCGCTTCGGTCGGCCTTTCTTACGGCGCACATTCCAATCTCTGCGTCAATCAGATCCACCGTAACGGCGCGCCTGAACAGAAGCGCCGTTATCTCCCGAAGCTCGTTTCCGGAGAACATGTCGGCGCGCTGGCGATGTCCGAGCCGGGGGCTGGGTCGGATGTGACCAGCATGCGACTTACGGCGCAGAAGCGCGGGAACGCCTATGTTCTCAACGGCGCGAAAATGTGGATCACCAATGGACCGGACGCTGACGTCGTCATCGTCTACGCCAAGACGGACCCACAGGCGGGCGCGCATGGCATTACGGCCTTCCTTGTCGAGCGCGGCTTTCCGGGCTTTCGAGCGGGCGCAAAGCTCGACAAGCTCGGCATGCGCGGCTCCAATACGAGCGAACTCGTTTTCGAAGACTGTGTCGTTCCCGCGGAGAACGTCCTCGGACAGCCGGAGCTCGGCGTGGCCGTTCTGATGAGCGGCCTCGATTACGAACGGGCCGTGCTCGCCGGCGGTCCGATCGGGATCATGCGCGCCTGCATGGATGTCGTTTTGCCCTATGTCCACGACCGCAAGCAGTTCGGCCGACCTATCGGCGAATTCGAACTGATGCAGGGCAAGCTCGCGGACATGTATACGGCGCTGAACGCCGCACGGGCTTATGTCTATGCCGTGGCCAGGGCCTGCGATCAGGGACGAAGCACGCGCAAGGACGCCGCCGCGGCCATCCTATTCGCAGCCGAACGCGCGACATGGATGGCCCTCGAGGCGATCCAGTGCCTCGGCGGCAATGGTTACACCAACGACTATCCGGCAGGGCGGCTGCTGCGCGACGCCAAGCTCTATGAGATCGGCGCCGGCACGAGCGAAATCAGACGGATGCTGATCGGGCGAGAGCTTTTCATGGAGACCCGTTAGTTTTGTGTGAGGATGAATGACGATTTTGGAATCGTCGGTTGACGCGCACGCCGTAGCCTTCGGCCAGAACAGCGAGGCGATGCAGGCGCTTGTCGACAATTTGCGCGAGACGTCGGCCGCCGTTCGCCAGGGCGGTGGAGAAACCGCGCGGGCGCGCCATCTGTCGCGCGGCAAGATGCTGGCCCGTGAGCGCATCGAGGCGCTCGTCGACCCGCTCTCGCCTTTCCTGGAGATTGGGCATTTCGCCGCGCATGGAATGTACGACGGGGCCCTTGCTTCCGCTGGCGTCGTCGCTGGCGTCGGCCGGATCCATGGCCGCGCGTGCATGATCGTCGCCAATGACGCGACTGTGAAGGGCGGCGTCTACTTTCCGATGACCGTGAAAAAGCATCTGCGCGCGCAGGAAATCGCCGCGCAGAATCGCCTCCCTTGCATCTATCTCGTAGATTCCGGCGGCGCCAACCTCCCGACTCAGGACGAAGTGTTTCCGGACCGGGATCATTTCGGTCGCATCTTCTATAATCAGGCAAAGATGTCCGCCGACGGCGTCGCTCAAATTGCCGTCGTTATGGGTTCCTGCACGGCGGGCGGCGCCTATGTGCCGGCGATGTGCGACGAAACGATTATCGTTCGCAATCAAGGAACGATCTTTCTCGCCGGTCCGCCCCTCGTGGAAGCGGCGACGGGCGAGCGCGTATCGGCGGAAGAGCTTGGCGGCGCGCAAGTTCATTGCGCGAATTCCGGCGTGGCGGACCATATGGCGGAGAATGACGCCCATGCGCTGGCGCTTGCGCGAGACGCCGTCGGCCGTCTTGCGCTTCCCCGCACGCGCAACGTCGCGGCGAGAGAGCCTGTTGCGCCGCTGTTCGCAGAAACAGAACTTTATGGGATCATTCCCGTTGATCTGCGTAAGCAGTTCGACGTCCGCGAGATCATCGCGCGGCTCGTCGACGCCAGCGATTTCCACGAATTCAAAGCGCTCTACGGGCAGACGCTGGTGACCGGCTTTGCGCGGATCTGGGGCCATGAAGTGGGAATTATCGCCAATAACGGCGTCATCTTCCCCGAAAGCGCCTTGAAGGCCGCACATTTCATAGAGCTTTGCGCCCAGCGCGAGAAGCCGATTGTGTTTTTGCAGAATACGACCGGCTTTATGGTTGGCAAGAAATATGAGGCGCAAGGCGTCGCCAAGGAGGGCGCAAAGATGGTGACGGCGGTGGCCACCGCCGCGGTGCCAAAGTTCACTGTTGTGATCGGTGGAAGTTTCGGCGCCGGAAACTACGCCATGTGCGGGCGCGCCTATTCGCCGCGTTTCCTGTGGATGTGGCCGAACGCCCGGATCAGCGTCATGGGCGGAGAGCAGGCGGCGACGGTGCTGACCCGGGTGCGCGCAAGCGCGATTGCGGCGCGGGGACAATCCTGGTCTGCGGAAGAGGAGCAGGCTTTCGCCGCCGAGATGCGCGCGCAATATGACCGGCAGGGAAGCGCTCTTTATTCGAGCGCGCGGCTCTGGGACGATGGAGTCATCGACCCGCTGGATACGCGCCGCACGCTGGCGCTCGCCATATCTACAAGCCTCAATGCGCCTGTCGAACAGACGCGCTTCGGCCTCTTTCGCATGTGAGGGCGCGATGGATCTGATGGAATTCCGGGACGAGCGCGGCGTGGTGACGCTGACCCTGAACCGCCCTCATAAGCGCAACGCCTTCGACGCCGCGCTGGTTGCATTGTTGACCAAAACTTTGTGTCGCCTGGATGCGGACGCCGACGCGCGTCTCGTCATTTTGACCGGGGCGGGGGAGAATTTCTGCGCGGGCGGCGACATCGACTGGATGCGCGAAGCGGCGAGCGCGGCGCCGGAAAGCAATGAGCGCGACGCATTAGGGCTCGGCGCCATGTTCGAGGCGCTCGACACGATCTCAAAGCCAACAATGGCGCTTGTTCAGGGCGCGGCGTTCGGCGGCGGCGTCGGGCTCGTCGCCTGCTGCGATATCGCCATTGCCGCGAGAAGCGCGAAATTCTGCCTCAGCGAGGTCAGGCTGGGACTCATTCCCGCAGTGGTCGGACCCTATGTCGTCAAGGCCGTGGGCGCACGCCGCGCCAGGGCTCTGTTTCTCTCGGCCGAAATCGTCGGCGCGGATTGCGCGTTGCAAATCGGGCTCGTTCACGAGGTCGCGGCCAACGGCGGGTTGACCGCCGTGCGCGATCGTCTCGTCGAGGCGCTTCTTCTCGGGGCGCCCGGCGCGCAGGCGCAGGCCAAGCGCCTCGTCGCGCTATGTGAAGAGCGGAAGATCGACGCGGCGCTGATAAAGGAAACTGCGCGTCTTCTCGCCGAGCGCCGCGCGTCTGCCGAAGGCGCCGCGGGGCTGAACGGGTTTCTGGAAAAGCGCCCGCCGGACTGGCGATCGCTGCGGACCTCCTGACATGTTCCGCAAGGTCCTTATTGCGAACCGTGGCGAGATCGCCTGCCGGATCATCCGAACGGCAAAGAGGATGGGCGTCAAGACCGTTGCGGTTTATTCGGAGGCCGATCGAGACGCCCTGCATGTGCGACTAGCCGACGAAGCCTTTGCGATCGGGGCGGCCCCACCGTCGGAGAGTTATCTTTCGATTGACCGGCTGCTCGAGGCTGCACGGCGGAGCGGCGCCGAAGCGATCCATCCAGGCTATGGATTCCTCTCTGAAGCCGCCGAGTTCTCGGCAAGATGCGCAGAAGCTGGCCTTGTATTTATCGGGCCGTCGGCCGACGCGATGCGCTTGGTCGGGAGTAAGTCGGGCGCCAAGAAACTCGTGGGGCAGATTGGCGTTCCAACGCTTGCTGGCTTCCATGGCGACGCGCAGGATGCGCAGACTTTTCTGAGCGCCGCCGAGCACGTCGGTTTTCCAGTCGTCGTCAAGGCCTCAGCCGGAGGCGGCGGCCGCGGAATGCGGCTTGTTTGGAACGCAGACGAGCTGCCGCTTGCAATGGAAAGCGCCTCGCGCGAGGCGTTGCTCGCCTTTGGCGACGGTCGCTTGCTGATCGAAAAATATCTCGACCGCCCTCGGCATGTCGAGGTGCAACTGATCGCCGACGGCTTCGGAAACGTCGTCACCTTCCCGGAGCGGGATTGCTCGCTTCAGCGAAATCATCAAAAGCTCGTCGAAGAGACGCCGGCGCCGGACTTCTCGCCTGACTTGCGACGCGACCTGCGCATGGCGGCGGCGGAGATCGCGCGCGCTTCTGGCTATGCAAACGCCGGCACAGTCGAGTTCCTGGTGAAGGACGGCGTCTTCTACTTCCTGGAAGTCAACGCGCGCTTGCAGGTCGAGCATCCTGTAACCGAGATGATCGCTGGGGTCGATCTTGTCGAGTGGCAGTTCCGCGTCGCCGCTGGCGAAGCGCTTCCAATGACACAGGATGAGATCGGCATGCGCGGATCGTCGATAGAGGCGCGCATCTGCGCGGAGGATCCCGCGGAAAATTTCCGTCCGTCCTCGGGATTGCTCTTACATCTCGCCTTCCCGCCGGAGAGCCGGTCGCTGCGAGTCGAGACAGGCGTCAGGACGGGCGACGAGATCCCGCCTTACTACGACTCTCTTATCGCCAAGCTTATCGTCTGGGACGAGGCGCGGGAGGGCGCCGTGCGGAAGATGCAACGCGCGCTTGAAGAGGTGGCGCTCGTCGGCGTCGCCTCCAATCTCGACTTCCTGCGCAATATCGTCTCTGATCCGCATTTCGTATGCGGCCAGCTGGACACGCGACTCGTGCAAACGATAGCGAGGACAACGCCGCCTGCGGACAAGGACATGAAGCGATGGCTTCTCGCAGCGGCGGTTTCCGCCTGGCGTGCGCAGGCGTCTCAAAAAGCGCGGGCGACTGCGGCGGAGCTCGGAGAGCAGTGGTCGCCATGGACGACGTCCGACGCCTGGCGACTGGCGGGGCGTCATGAAATGCAGCTTGCCTTCCGTCACGACGGAGAGCTTCTGTCGTGTCGCATGGGTCTTCTCGACCCTCGTCGGTTCTGGATGGAGGCCTCGGGCCGGCGCTCGGTCGTGTCGGCGGAAGTCGAAGAACACAGGCTCGCGCTCTGCGTCGATGACGAACGGCGGGAGTTTTCGCTCATTCGCCGGCCGATCGGCTTTGTCATCATCGACAAAGGACGCAATTTCGCATTCGAATGGATTGATCCGCTCGCGCCGCCACCGCGGACCGCGGACAAGGAAAGGAGCTTTCTCGCCCCTCTGCCGGCCCGCGTCACGCGGATCTTCGTGAAGGGCGGCGAGCGCGTGATAAAAGGGGCGCCGATCCTTTTGCTGGAGGCCATGAAGATGGAAATCCCCATGAATGCGCCCCACAATGGCGTCATCGAGAGAGTGCTTTGCAGCGAGGGCCAATCCGTGCGTGAAGGAGAAAGGCTCGTCGCAATGGCGGAGGGGGCATGACGATTCCGCAACGCGTTCGCTTGGTCGAAGTCGGACCGCGAGACGGCTTGCAGAATGAGGCGGTTGCGGCGCCTGTCGCAGTGCGCGTGCGGTTGATCGAAATGCTGGCGGAAGCCGGACTACAAAATATCGAAGCCGGGAGCTTCGTTCCCGAAAAGCTCATCCCGCAAATGGCGCAAACCGGGGCGGTTCTCGCGGCCCTAAAGCCGCACGTCCGCGCGCGCATTTCCGTTCTTGCGCCCAACTCGCGCGGCTTCACAGACGCAGTCGCGGCAGGCGCAAAGGAGATCGCGATATTGACCGCTGCTTCCGAGAGTTTTTCCCAACGGAACATGAATTGTGGGATTGCTGAAAGCCTCGAGCGCGCCCGCGCGCTGGCCTCCGCAGCGCGTATTTCGGACATTCGCCTGCGCGGCTACATTTCCTGCGTCCTCGGTTGTCCGTTCGAGGGACATGTCGAGGCCGAACGCGTGGCGGAGATCGCGGTTGAACTGCACAGACTGGGATGCGACGAGATTTCGCTTGGCGATACGATTGGCGTGGGAACGCCGCTCGCGGCGCGCGGACTTGTGGAGCGCGTCGCGAAAGACGTTCCCTTGCCGCGGCTCGCGGGGCATTTTCACGACACCTACGGTCAGGCTCTGGCGAATGTCTTCGCTTGTCTGGAGACTGGTCTCGCCGTCTTCGATTGCTCGGTCGCGGGGCTCGGGGGTTGTCCCTTTGCGCCAGGCGCCACTGGCAATGTCTCGACTGAGGATGTCGTTTACATGCTGAATGGTTGCGGGGTCGAGACAGGCGTCGACCTCGACCGTTTGCTGGACGCGGGCGACTTCATCTGCAAGTTTCTGGGTCAGCCGCCGCGGGGCAGGGTTGCGCTCGCGCGTGCGGCGCGGGAAGGCGCTTTGCGCGCCTGTGTCCCAGGGCAACGATAGGGGACGTCATGTCGGTCTGCTCGAATGCCGGGTTGAGCGAGGAGCAAATCGCCATTCGAGACATGGCGAGCAAATTCTCGCGCGAAGCGCTTGCTCCTCATGCCCTCGATTGGGACAGGGACAAAATCTTTCCTGTCGACACCCTCCGCTCGGCCGCGGCCCTCGGCATGGCGGCGATCTACGTTGGAGAAGAGCTTGGAGGCTCAGGGCTATCCCGCGTCGATGCTGCATTGATCTTCGAGGCGCTGGCGACCGGATGTCCGACGGTCGCCGCTTATCTCTCGATTCACAATATGTGCGGCTGGATGATCGGCGCGTTCGGGTCAAAGACTCAACAGCAGCGCTGGCTGCCGGACCTCGTCACGATGGAAAGGCTGACGAGTTATTGCCTCACCGAGCCCGGCTGCGGCTCCGACGCCGCCGCGTTGCGCACGCGCGCGGCGAGGCGCGGCGACTGCTTTTATTTGACCGGTCAGAAGCAGTTCATATCCGGCGCCGGCGCCGGCGGCGACGCGCATCTCTACATCGTCATGGCGCGGACGGGCGAAAGCGGCGCGGGCGGGATTTCGGCCTTTCTCGTGGAGGGCGCCGCCAGGGGCGTCGCGTTTGGCGCCAATGAGAGAAAAATGGGCTGGAACGCCCAGCCCACGCGCACGGTGACCTTCGACGACTGCGAGGTGCCGGCCGAGAATCTCCTCGGGAGGGAAGGCGAGGGGTTCAAGATCGCGATGGCCGCGCTCGACGGAGGCAGGCTCAACATAGGGGCCTGTTCGCTTGGCGGCGCCGCGCGAGCGCTGGAGGCGGCGCTTGACTATGTGCGCGAACGCCAGGCCTTCGGCCGCGCGCTCGCTGAATATCAGGCCCTGCAATTCCGCCTGGCTGATATGGCGACCGAATTGGAGGCGGCGCGCGCCTTGCTTTGGCGCGCCGCCGCCGCCTTGGATCGAGGCGAACAGGATGCAACGCGACTCTGCGCCATGGCGAAGCGCATCGCGACCGATACAGGCTTTTCCATCGTCGACAATGCGCTCCAACTCTTCGGCGGCTACGGCTATCTCTCCGACTATGGAATCGAGAAGCTTCTGAGGGACCTGCGCGTGCATCGGATTCTCGAGGGCACGAATGAAATCATGCGCGTCATCGTCGCCCGTGAACTCCTCAAGGATCAGAGAGCATGATCGAGGAAGAAGAGCTTCTCGTTTCTCGCGTTGGGCGGCTTGGATGCATTCGGCTCAACCGACCGAAAGCGCTGAACAGCCTGACGCTCGACATGGTGCGGCGCTTCACGCGGGCGCTGGAAGAGTTTGCGGCCGATCCGGAGATCGCCGCGGTTCTGGCGACCGGAGAGGGGGAGCGCGGGCTTTGTGCAGGCGGAGACATTCGCACGCTTTATCGAATGCGCGATGGGGACAAGAGCTATTACAGGACCTTCTGGCGCGAGGAGTACCAACTCAACGCTCTCATTGCGTCTTTCGGCAAGCCCTACGTCGTGCTCATGGATGGACTCGTGATGGGCGGCGGCGTTGGGGTGTCGGCGCATGGCGATTGCCGCGTCGTCACCGAGCGAACACGGCTTGCGATGCCCGAGACCGCCATTGGCTTCATTCCAGACGTGGGGGGCACCTGGCTGCTCTCACGCGCGAAAGGCCCTGGCGTCTATATGGCGCTTTCGGGCGCGACCGTGACAGGCGCCGACGCTCTGAGCCTTGGTTTGGCTGATGTCTGGATCGATTCGCGCCGTCTCCCGGAGCTCGTCGAGCGTCTGTGCGCCATCGACGTTGCGGCGGACGTCGCTGCAATTCTTGGCGGTCTTCATCATTCGCCGGGGCCAGGCCAGCTCGAGCAGTACAGAAGGGAACTTGATGAAGCCGCAGACGTCGGCGACGTTGAAGAGATGCTGCAGAGGCTCGACGCGAGCGGCTCGGCGTTCCTGCGCTCGGCCGCGACAGAGATAAGAAAGAATTCGCCCACGAGCCTGAAGGTGACGCATGCCCTGTTGCAGCGCGCATCGCGCGAGAGTTGCCTGGAGGCGTGCCTCGTCAACGAATATCGCGCGGCCTGTCGCCTCTTGGAAGGCCATGATCTCTATGAGGGCATTCGCGCCGCGATCATCGATAAGGATCGGTCGCCAAAATGGTCGCCGGCGACGCTCGAGGAGGTCTCCCAGACTGCGGTCGCGGAGATTCTCGCCGGCGACGGGTCGCCCGAGCCCGCGTTCCCCGGATCGGGATAGCTGCTTTTCCTCTCTCACCGCTGCGCCAGTTAGTGAATCAGAATTCATTTCAAAAGGGCGCCCCCATGCAAGACCAAGTGGTGATCGTCGGCGCCGCGCGGACCCCGATCGGCGCATTTCTGGGCGAAATGAAAGAGATGTCGGCTCCGTCATTGGGCGCATGGGCGATAGAGGCCGCGGTGGCGCAAAGCGGCGTGCCTGTCGACAATGTCGACGAATGCATCATGGGCTGTGTGTTGAGCGCCGGTCTCGGCCAGGCGCCGGCGCGTCAGGCGGCGCTCCGCGGCGGCTTGAGCGAGGCGACCGGCTGCGTCACGGTCAATAAAATGTGCGGCTCCGGCATGAAGGCCCTTATGGACGCGCATGACCGCCTGCGCGCCGAGACGTCGGGCGTGGTCGTTGCGGGGGGAATGGAGAGCATGAGCAATGCGCCTTATCTCCTGGACCGCGCGCGGGCGGGCTATCGCCTCGGTCATGGGCGCATCGTCGACCACATGTTTTTAGACGGTCTCGAGGACGCCTATGAGCACGGTCGCTTGATGGGATCCTTTGCGGAGGATTGCGCCGAAGCCTACCAGTTCACGCGCGACCGGCAGGATGAATTCGCCCTCGAGTCGCTACGGCGCGCACAGCAAGCGACGCAGGACGGAAGTTTCGCAGCCGAGATCGTTCCCGTGAAGGTAAAGCAAGGAAAAGAAGAACGTCTTGCCTCCGCGGACGAGCTTCCGCGCAAGGCGAAGGCGGAAGCTATTCCGAGGCTGCGTCCGGCATTCCGTGAAGACGGGACGCTCACCGCGGCCAATTCGAGCGCCATTTCCGACGGCGCGGCCGCCCTCGTGGTGGCGACCCTCTCGAAGGCTGAGGCGCTCGGCTCGCAACCGCTCGCGAGGATCGTCGGCCATGCGACGCACGCCGCCGCCCCCGCAAAATTTTCGACCGCCCCGATCGCCGCCATCAACAAGCTGATGGAAAAGGTCGGCTGGGAACTAACGGATGTTGACCTGTTCGAAATCAACGAGGCCTTCGCCGTCGTTGTTTTGGCCGCGGAGCGGGAGCTTTCGCTTCCGCACGAAAAGGTGAATATCCACGGCGGCGCTTGCGCCCTTGGCCATCCAATTGGCGCATCCGGAGCCCGCATCGTCGTGACGTTGCTCTCCGCGCTCAGGAAACACGACCTCAAACGCGGCGTCGCATCGCTTTGCATCGGCGGCGGGGAAGCGACGGCGATCGCCGTAGAGCGTCTCGATTAGCGCCAGCGTCTCAACTGCATGATCTTTTGCAGCCGGTCGGTCGCCAACGTCATGGCGGCGTCGAGAGGCGAAACCTTCATATCGCGGGCGCGCTCGAGGGTCAGGCGCGTATTGCCGCCCACTTTCTCCTCGATTGCCGCGAACGCGGTGGCTTTGACGCCGCCGTCATATTCCACAGCGGCCGTGATGACGCCCCCGGCGTTGGCGATGAAATCCGGGACGCTGATGATCCCGCGCTCGAACATGTAGCGTTCAGCTTCCGGCGTAACCGGGACATTCGCGCCCTGGACCACTAACCTGCAATTCAATCGTTCGACATTGTCCGCGCGCAAGGCGTCTGGTCTTGCCGCCGGTATCCAAATATCGCATGGCACGGCGACGAGCGCCTCATTGGGGAGGACGCGCCCATAAGGGTATTCAACGACGCTTTTTCCAGCTCTCTTGAGCCGCGCAAGCGCCTCTATGTCGAGCCCCTCGGGATTTGCAATAGCGCCGGAAATATCGGCGACGCCGACGAGTCGGGCGCCCCTGCGTTCGAGAAAGCGCGCCGTGTGCTCCCCGACTGCGCCAAAGCCTTGCAGCACAATTCTCGCGCCATCAAGCGACAGCCCGGCGAAAGGCGCAGCGACCTCTGCGGCGATAGCGACGCCGAAGCCGGTCGCGCCGATCTGGTCGAGCGGGATGCCGCCAATTTCCGCCGGCAATCCAACGGCGCGGCCGATTTCGTCGTGGACGTAGCCCATCGCCGTTTCGTCCGTGCCCATGTCGGGGCCTGGAATATAATCGTGAAGCGGCGCAATCGCCGTCGCGAAGGCGCGGATCAATTGCTCCTTTTGTTCCGCCGGCATTCCGGGTTCGCCAAAGATCACGGACTTGGCGCCGCCATGACGCAGTCCGCAGGTGGCGTTCTTCAAAGTCATGGCGCGCGCCAGCCGGAAGCATTCGACGGCGCTCACGTCAGGCGCCATACGCGTTCCGCCGATCGCGGGTCCTGCGGCTGTGTTGTCGATGACGACGATTGCGCGAAGGCCGACCGAGTGGGTCCGCAGATAGACGATTTTCTCGGGGCCGATGTCGTCGCCAAAAGCGAGTGGGTCAGAGGAAGTCAGAGCGACCATGAGAGCTACGTTGGACGCGCTCGCGTTCTTTCAAGTCTCTCTGCAGCCAGATTGCCGCCCGTTCGGGGCTTAAGCGCGCGTGGCTTAATTTAGGTTCGCCCGCGTGACTTCCGGTAACGGCGCGCTACCTGCCAACTGCCTCGCTACGCTGATGACGCGTCCGCATGCGGCGGGACCGCGGAGTATCTCCATGGGATTGCACACCATCATCGACTCAAGGATTGATCTGATCCGCTTTCTCACCCCGGACGGCGAGCTTTGCGAGAACACGCCATTGCCGGTGAGCGACGAGGCCTTGCTGCACTTTTACCGCGCCATGACCCGCACGCGCGCTTTCGACGGAAAAGCGATCGCGCTGCAGCGGACGGGGCAGCTCGGAACCTTTGCCTCGGCGCTTGGCCAGGAAGCAGTCGGCGTGGGCGTGGCGTGCGCCATGGAGGCG
Proteins encoded in this window:
- a CDS encoding biotin carboxylase N-terminal domain-containing protein, which codes for MFRKVLIANRGEIACRIIRTAKRMGVKTVAVYSEADRDALHVRLADEAFAIGAAPPSESYLSIDRLLEAARRSGAEAIHPGYGFLSEAAEFSARCAEAGLVFIGPSADAMRLVGSKSGAKKLVGQIGVPTLAGFHGDAQDAQTFLSAAEHVGFPVVVKASAGGGGRGMRLVWNADELPLAMESASREALLAFGDGRLLIEKYLDRPRHVEVQLIADGFGNVVTFPERDCSLQRNHQKLVEETPAPDFSPDLRRDLRMAAAEIARASGYANAGTVEFLVKDGVFYFLEVNARLQVEHPVTEMIAGVDLVEWQFRVAAGEALPMTQDEIGMRGSSIEARICAEDPAENFRPSSGLLLHLAFPPESRSLRVETGVRTGDEIPPYYDSLIAKLIVWDEAREGAVRKMQRALEEVALVGVASNLDFLRNIVSDPHFVCGQLDTRLVQTIARTTPPADKDMKRWLLAAAVSAWRAQASQKARATAAELGEQWSPWTTSDAWRLAGRHEMQLAFRHDGELLSCRMGLLDPRRFWMEASGRRSVVSAEVEEHRLALCVDDERREFSLIRRPIGFVIIDKGRNFAFEWIDPLAPPPRTADKERSFLAPLPARVTRIFVKGGERVIKGAPILLLEAMKMEIPMNAPHNGVIERVLCSEGQSVREGERLVAMAEGA
- a CDS encoding hydroxymethylglutaryl-CoA lyase, with amino-acid sequence MTIPQRVRLVEVGPRDGLQNEAVAAPVAVRVRLIEMLAEAGLQNIEAGSFVPEKLIPQMAQTGAVLAALKPHVRARISVLAPNSRGFTDAVAAGAKEIAILTAASESFSQRNMNCGIAESLERARALASAARISDIRLRGYISCVLGCPFEGHVEAERVAEIAVELHRLGCDEISLGDTIGVGTPLAARGLVERVAKDVPLPRLAGHFHDTYGQALANVFACLETGLAVFDCSVAGLGGCPFAPGATGNVSTEDVVYMLNGCGVETGVDLDRLLDAGDFICKFLGQPPRGRVALARAAREGALRACVPGQR
- a CDS encoding acyl-CoA dehydrogenase family protein, producing the protein MSVCSNAGLSEEQIAIRDMASKFSREALAPHALDWDRDKIFPVDTLRSAAALGMAAIYVGEELGGSGLSRVDAALIFEALATGCPTVAAYLSIHNMCGWMIGAFGSKTQQQRWLPDLVTMERLTSYCLTEPGCGSDAAALRTRAARRGDCFYLTGQKQFISGAGAGGDAHLYIVMARTGESGAGGISAFLVEGAARGVAFGANERKMGWNAQPTRTVTFDDCEVPAENLLGREGEGFKIAMAALDGGRLNIGACSLGGAARALEAALDYVRERQAFGRALAEYQALQFRLADMATELEAARALLWRAAAALDRGEQDATRLCAMAKRIATDTGFSIVDNALQLFGGYGYLSDYGIEKLLRDLRVHRILEGTNEIMRVIVARELLKDQRA
- a CDS encoding enoyl-CoA hydratase/isomerase family protein, which codes for MIEEEELLVSRVGRLGCIRLNRPKALNSLTLDMVRRFTRALEEFAADPEIAAVLATGEGERGLCAGGDIRTLYRMRDGDKSYYRTFWREEYQLNALIASFGKPYVVLMDGLVMGGGVGVSAHGDCRVVTERTRLAMPETAIGFIPDVGGTWLLSRAKGPGVYMALSGATVTGADALSLGLADVWIDSRRLPELVERLCAIDVAADVAAILGGLHHSPGPGQLEQYRRELDEAADVGDVEEMLQRLDASGSAFLRSAATEIRKNSPTSLKVTHALLQRASRESCLEACLVNEYRAACRLLEGHDLYEGIRAAIIDKDRSPKWSPATLEEVSQTAVAEILAGDGSPEPAFPGSG
- a CDS encoding acetyl-CoA C-acyltransferase, with the protein product MQDQVVIVGAARTPIGAFLGEMKEMSAPSLGAWAIEAAVAQSGVPVDNVDECIMGCVLSAGLGQAPARQAALRGGLSEATGCVTVNKMCGSGMKALMDAHDRLRAETSGVVVAGGMESMSNAPYLLDRARAGYRLGHGRIVDHMFLDGLEDAYEHGRLMGSFAEDCAEAYQFTRDRQDEFALESLRRAQQATQDGSFAAEIVPVKVKQGKEERLASADELPRKAKAEAIPRLRPAFREDGTLTAANSSAISDGAAALVVATLSKAEALGSQPLARIVGHATHAAAPAKFSTAPIAAINKLMEKVGWELTDVDLFEINEAFAVVVLAAERELSLPHEKVNIHGGACALGHPIGASGARIVVTLLSALRKHDLKRGVASLCIGGGEATAIAVERLD